A single region of the Marmota flaviventris isolate mMarFla1 chromosome 10, mMarFla1.hap1, whole genome shotgun sequence genome encodes:
- the Kprp gene encoding keratinocyte proline-rich protein produces MCDQQQIQCCLPQCCVKGSSFPASFGPSFGPYANSEVLVQAPYEMQILECPTLCPVQISQTPCQCKTTQVKGQASGQSKTTQVKSQAPSKSKTTQVKCQDPCQSKTTQVKCQAPCQPEVSYVQYEVPCPAQTCYVQCAPVCYTETRYVEYPVQTYVPAPAPQPVHTYVECTPVGQAQGGFSTQGQYQGSYGNCASQRQRQSQASYNGCASQYQSRASYGSCAPQRQCQASYSSCAPQRQCQASYSSCAPQRQSQGSYGSCAPQCQTQGSYGSFSGQRRSQSTGQCLPPRRLQPSYRSCSPPRRYSSCLPSRCPSGSYNYCTPPRRSEPIYHSHCPRGRPSSCSQRCGPKCRVEISSPCCPRQVPPQRCPVQIPPIRGCSQSCAPQPSGGASCPDLRPRVEPRPFPRSCPPQRIDRYPEPSRQQRCPLPAPRPRPRPEPCIIPEPRPCPPARRFSEPCLSPEPRPAPCPAPRPAPRPRPVQCENPGPRPCPQPCEPIPLPAPCSSPEPCGEPIRCPSPCSSPNPIPYPQDLGCCESNPCRLDMEGPSYGPYSCNQGQESGAGCGPGDVFPEPQGSGGCGDQGSGFAGVKGGPFSGAKGAYF; encoded by the coding sequence ATGTGTGACCAGCAGCAGATTCAGTGTTGCCTGCCCCAGTGCTGTGTCAAGGGCTCCTCCTTCCCCGCCTCCTTCGGCCCCTCCTTCGGCCCATATGCCAATAGCGAGGTGCTGGTCCAAGCCCCTTATGAGATGCAAATTTTGGAGTGTCCTACACTATGCCCAGTTCAAATTTCCCAGACTCCATGCCAGTGCAAGACCACCCAGGTGAAGGGCCAAGCTTCAGGCCAGTCTAAGACCACCCAGGTAAAGAGCCAGGCTCCAAGTAAATCTAAAACCACGCAAGTGAAGTGCCAGGATCCATGCCAGTCCAAGACCACGCAGGTGAAGTGCCAGGCTCCATGCCAGCCTGAGGTTTCCTACGTGCAATATGAAGTCCCATGCCCTGCTCAGACCTGCTACGTACAATGTGCTCCAGTTTGTTACACGGAAACTCGCTATGTGGAATACCCAGTCCAGACCTACGTGCCGGCTCCAGCTCCCCAGCCTGTGCACACCTACGTGGAATGTACACCAGTGGGCCAGGCTCAGGGAGGTTTCTCCACCCAGGGCCAGTATCAAGGTTCCTATGGCAACTGCGCCTCCCAGCGTCAGCGTCAGTCCCAGGCTTCCTACAACGGCTGTGCCTCCCAGTACCAGTCGCGGGCCTCCTACGGCAGCTGCGCCCCCCAGCGACAGTGCCAGGCTTCCTACAGCAGCTGCGCCCCCCAGCGACAGTGCCAGGCTTCCTACAGCAGCTGCGCCCCCCAGCGACAGTCCCAGGGTTCCTACGGCAGCTGCGCTCCCCAATGCCAGACCCAGGGTTCCTATGGGAGCTTCAGTGGGCAGCGTCGGTCGCAGAGCACCGGCCAGTGCCTCCCTCCGCGCCGGCTGCAGCCTTCCTACCGCAGCTGTTCCCCGCCACGACGTTACAGCAGCTGCCTGCCATCACGATGCCCTTCAGGTTCCTACAACTACTGCACCCCACCCCGCCGCTCGGAACCCATCTACCACAGCCACTGTCCCCGCGGCCGCCCTTCAAGCTGCTCGCAGAGATGTGGGCCCAAGTGCCGAGTGGAGATCTCCTCCCCGTGCTGCCCCAGGCAAGTCCCACCACAGAGGTGTCCCGTCCAGATCCCTCCCATCAGAGGCTGCTCTCAGAGCTGTGCCCCACAGCCCTCCGGGGGTGCTTCCTGCCCAGATCTGAGGCCACGTGTAGAGCCACGTCCATTCCCAAGGTCCTGCCCGCCGCAGCGCATTGACCGATATCCAGAGCCGTCTAGGCAACAACGATGCCCACTTCCTGCTCCACGTCCCCGGCCTCGCCCAGAACCATGCATAATTCCAGAACCTCGCCCATGTCCCCCAGCACGGCGATTTTCAGAACCCTGCTTGAGTCCAGAACCACGTCCAGCTCCGTGTCCAGCTCCACGCCCGGCTCCCAGGCCTCGCCCAGTGCAGTGTGAGAATCCAGGGCCGCGCCCATGCCCACAGCCCTGTGAGCCAATTCCCCTTCCAGCACCCTGCTCAAGCCCTGAGCCGTGTGGGGAGCCTATTCGATGTCccagcccctgctccagcccAAATCCGATCCCGTACCCACAAGACCTAGGCTGTTGTGAGTCCAATCCGTGCCGTTTAGACATGGAAGGCCCCAGCTACGGCCCATATAGTTGCAACCAGGGGCAAGAGAGTGGTGCTGGCTGTGGACCTGGTGATGTGTTTCCAGAGCCACAGGGCTCAGGTGGCTGCGGAGACCAGGGAAGTGGTTTTGCTGGTGTCAAAGGTGGGCCTTTTTCAGGAGCAAAGGGTGCCTATTTTTAA